From one Haloferax marinisediminis genomic stretch:
- a CDS encoding antibiotic biosynthesis monooxygenase, translated as MAYLLAKSTVEDFEAWRASFDKNDSFRTEHGEQGYQTFQSVDDPNEVVVLFDWDDNEDPRAFFGSEEMRERMAQAGVKGMPDMSVVKMVDQKSAIEPSA; from the coding sequence ATGGCGTACCTACTGGCAAAATCGACTGTAGAGGATTTTGAGGCGTGGAGAGCGTCGTTCGATAAAAACGATTCCTTCCGCACTGAGCATGGAGAACAGGGCTATCAGACCTTCCAGAGTGTGGACGATCCGAACGAGGTCGTCGTCCTATTCGACTGGGACGACAACGAAGACCCTCGTGCGTTCTTCGGGTCCGAGGAGATGCGTGAGCGGATGGCGCAGGCTGGCGTGAAAGGGATGCCAGATATGTCGGTCGTGAAGATGGTCGACCAGAAATCGGCTATCGAACCGTCTGCATAA
- the ilvD gene encoding dihydroxy-acid dehydratase has protein sequence MSQQSPREEDADDVFSSGKDPNLRSSEVTEGPDKAPHRAMFRAMGFDDEDLSSPMVGVPNPAADITPCNVHLDDVADAAIEGIEAAGGMPIEFGTVTISDAISMGTEGMKASLISREVIADSVELVSFGERMDALVTVAGCDKNLPGMMMASIRTDLPSVFLYGGSIMPGQHEGREVTVQNVFEGVGTYAEGKMSAEELDDLERHACPGAGSCGGMFTANTMASISEALGMAPLGSASAPAESKERYDVARRAGEAVLQCVENDLRPSDILSKKSFENAIALQVAIGGSTNAVLHLLALAAEAGIDLDIEEFDEISRRTPKIANLQPGGTRVMNDLHEVGGIPVVIRRLVDAGLFHGDAMTVTGRTIEEELEHLDLPDDDDIDEDFLYTVDEPYQSEGAIKILTGNLAPDGAVLKVTGDDKFHHTGPARIFENEEDAMRYVQEGHVESGDVIAIRNEGPRGGPGMREMLGVTAAVVGQGHEDDVALLTDGRFSGATRGPMVGHVAPEAADGGPIALLEDGDEVTVDIPNRELSVNLSDDELEARRENWEPKPPNYTSGVLAKYARDFGSAANGAVTNPALTRDE, from the coding sequence ATGAGCCAGCAGTCCCCACGCGAAGAGGACGCAGACGACGTGTTCTCTAGCGGCAAGGACCCGAACCTCCGAAGTTCGGAAGTCACAGAGGGCCCCGACAAGGCCCCGCATCGAGCGATGTTCCGTGCGATGGGATTCGACGACGAAGACCTCTCGTCACCGATGGTCGGCGTCCCGAACCCCGCCGCAGACATCACGCCGTGTAACGTCCACCTCGACGACGTCGCCGACGCGGCAATCGAGGGTATCGAAGCGGCCGGTGGCATGCCCATCGAGTTCGGTACGGTCACCATCTCCGACGCCATCTCCATGGGGACTGAAGGGATGAAGGCCTCGCTCATCTCCCGCGAGGTCATCGCCGACTCCGTCGAACTCGTCTCGTTCGGCGAACGCATGGACGCGCTCGTCACCGTCGCCGGCTGTGACAAGAACCTCCCCGGCATGATGATGGCCTCCATCCGGACGGACCTCCCCTCGGTCTTCCTCTACGGCGGGTCCATCATGCCCGGCCAGCACGAAGGCCGCGAGGTCACCGTCCAGAACGTCTTCGAAGGCGTCGGAACCTACGCCGAAGGGAAGATGAGCGCCGAGGAACTCGACGACCTCGAACGGCACGCGTGTCCCGGTGCAGGGTCCTGTGGTGGGATGTTCACCGCGAACACGATGGCGTCCATCTCGGAAGCGCTCGGGATGGCACCGCTCGGGTCGGCGTCGGCACCGGCCGAGTCCAAAGAGCGGTACGACGTCGCCCGTCGTGCTGGTGAAGCAGTTCTCCAGTGCGTCGAAAACGACCTTCGACCGTCGGACATCCTCTCGAAGAAGTCCTTCGAGAACGCCATCGCGCTGCAGGTCGCCATCGGTGGGTCGACCAACGCGGTTCTCCACCTGCTCGCACTCGCCGCCGAGGCCGGCATCGACCTCGACATCGAGGAGTTCGACGAAATCTCCCGCCGGACGCCGAAGATTGCGAACCTCCAGCCCGGTGGTACTCGCGTCATGAACGACCTCCACGAAGTCGGTGGCATTCCGGTCGTCATCCGCCGACTCGTCGACGCAGGCTTGTTCCACGGCGATGCGATGACCGTCACGGGCCGTACCATCGAAGAAGAACTCGAACACCTCGACCTGCCCGACGACGACGACATCGACGAGGACTTCCTCTACACCGTCGACGAACCGTACCAGTCCGAAGGAGCAATCAAGATTCTCACCGGCAACCTCGCCCCTGACGGTGCAGTCCTGAAGGTGACTGGTGACGACAAGTTCCACCACACCGGTCCCGCACGCATCTTCGAGAACGAAGAAGACGCGATGCGCTACGTCCAAGAGGGACACGTCGAGTCAGGCGACGTCATCGCCATCCGCAACGAAGGTCCGCGCGGTGGCCCCGGCATGCGTGAGATGCTCGGTGTCACCGCCGCAGTCGTCGGCCAGGGCCACGAAGACGACGTGGCACTGCTCACCGACGGTCGGTTCTCCGGCGCGACGCGCGGCCCGATGGTCGGCCACGTCGCTCCAGAGGCCGCAGACGGCGGCCCCATCGCACTCCTCGAAGACGGTGACGAGGTGACGGTGGACATTCCGAACCGCGAACTCTCGGTGAACCTCTCTGACGACGAACTCGAAGCGCGAAGAGAAAACTGGGAGCCGAAGCCACCGAACTACACCTCCGGTGTGCTCGCGAAGTACGCTCGTGACTTCGGGTCGGCGGCGAACGGTGCCGTGACGAACCCTGCGCTCACGCGCGACGAGTAA
- a CDS encoding NAD(P)/FAD-dependent oxidoreductase, with translation MERVDVAIVGGGPAGTAAAHAAASAGATAVVFEKGVPRADRQGLGPDSTDAAGILDYWVDIMGIDPDEMPDDVVLDILDRAEFIGPTESLTLRSTGIDSSYDEFGYTFHRAKFDDWMRSRAEDAGAEYRVKASVRDVETDLDAADSADDPRHVVRLANGEDIGADFLILADGPQRTVTNKVLDKYLSFDITDRLAAPKVNHIAYQEHREFPPELFDEVDGAIKFWWGYMPGHTAYPWIFPNDNNVCRVGLTMPIGLDIDEVKDRDDYKLLRPDDERIPQGREYIRRLLEQEYGDEYDIDEDFPIVEDRGKTKGTETYAISSTRPIDSPAKAGIAVTGGAMGSTSAFHEGGDHVAVRTGAIAGELAAAGDMSEYNERWKDAIGDEILRNVAMAEIVHDYGPNDWDKTFKAARKLLAEDGGYTAFDTAKLSAGFSAAKLATRYKKTKLKYRNGKYVQLKESEYTL, from the coding sequence ATGGAACGCGTAGACGTCGCCATCGTCGGTGGCGGCCCGGCCGGAACGGCGGCAGCACACGCCGCTGCGTCGGCCGGGGCCACCGCTGTGGTCTTTGAGAAAGGCGTCCCCCGAGCGGACCGACAGGGCCTCGGTCCAGATTCGACGGACGCAGCAGGTATCCTCGACTATTGGGTGGACATCATGGGAATCGATCCCGACGAGATGCCAGACGACGTCGTCCTCGACATCCTCGACCGGGCCGAGTTCATCGGGCCGACCGAGTCGCTGACGCTTCGGAGCACCGGTATCGACTCGTCGTACGACGAGTTCGGATACACCTTCCACCGTGCGAAGTTCGACGACTGGATGCGGAGTCGTGCAGAGGACGCAGGTGCAGAGTACCGTGTGAAGGCGTCCGTCCGTGACGTCGAGACCGACCTCGACGCGGCTGACAGTGCGGACGACCCACGACACGTCGTTCGGTTAGCGAACGGTGAGGACATCGGTGCCGACTTCCTCATCCTCGCCGACGGTCCACAGCGGACGGTCACCAACAAGGTTCTCGACAAGTACCTGTCCTTCGACATCACCGACCGCCTCGCCGCACCGAAGGTGAACCACATCGCCTATCAGGAACACCGAGAATTCCCGCCCGAACTGTTCGACGAAGTCGACGGTGCAATCAAGTTCTGGTGGGGGTACATGCCCGGCCACACCGCCTATCCGTGGATTTTCCCGAACGACAACAACGTCTGCCGGGTCGGTCTCACGATGCCAATCGGCCTCGACATCGACGAGGTGAAAGACCGAGACGACTACAAACTCCTCCGCCCTGACGACGAGCGCATCCCACAGGGACGTGAGTACATCCGCCGACTCCTCGAACAGGAGTACGGTGACGAGTACGATATCGACGAGGACTTCCCCATCGTCGAAGACCGAGGGAAGACCAAAGGGACCGAGACGTACGCTATCTCGTCGACGCGACCAATCGACTCGCCCGCGAAAGCAGGCATCGCCGTGACTGGCGGTGCGATGGGGTCGACGTCGGCTTTCCACGAAGGTGGCGACCACGTCGCCGTTCGAACTGGTGCCATCGCCGGCGAACTCGCCGCTGCGGGTGACATGAGCGAGTACAACGAGCGGTGGAAAGACGCCATCGGCGACGAAATCCTCCGGAACGTCGCGATGGCCGAAATCGTCCACGACTACGGGCCGAACGACTGGGACAAGACGTTCAAAGCGGCACGGAAACTGCTCGCAGAAGACGGCGGCTACACGGCGTTCGACACCGCCAAACTCTCTGCGGGCTTCAGCGCGGCGAAACTCGCCACACGATACAAGAAGACGAAACTGAAGTACCGCAACGGGAAGTACGTCCAACTGAAGGAATCCGAGTACACGCTGTAA
- a CDS encoding D-2-hydroxyacid dehydrogenase codes for MTDPDIAVLRQKIHGLSAEEFAETLRDRLPDHEVALARTPAEERDLLSRARVATGFSTDEETLDSADNLELFACVFAGTGHLPIEAFEAHDIAVTNAAGVHGPNIAEHVLGNILYFTRRFHVAERQKQHNVWQSFQTHELQGSTVTVVGLGALGQAIVDRLDSFGVETIGVRYTPEKGGPTDEVVGFDDEQGLHDAFARSDYVVIACPLTDTTRGLVDEDAFRSMAPDTVLVNVGRGPVVDTDALVSELRSNGIRGAALDVTDPEPLPSDHELWDFDNVLITPHNAGHTPNYWERLADIIAENVAKLDEGDDDLRNRVV; via the coding sequence ATGACCGACCCAGACATCGCGGTTCTTCGGCAGAAGATTCACGGACTGTCCGCCGAAGAGTTCGCAGAAACGCTTCGTGACCGACTCCCCGACCACGAGGTCGCACTCGCACGAACGCCCGCCGAGGAGCGAGACCTGCTCTCTCGCGCTCGGGTCGCGACTGGGTTCAGCACCGACGAAGAGACGCTCGACTCGGCTGACAACCTCGAGTTGTTTGCCTGTGTCTTCGCGGGCACCGGCCACCTCCCCATCGAGGCGTTCGAGGCCCACGACATCGCAGTGACCAACGCGGCGGGCGTCCACGGCCCGAACATCGCCGAGCACGTCCTCGGCAACATCCTCTACTTCACCCGACGATTCCACGTCGCCGAGCGACAGAAACAGCACAACGTCTGGCAGTCGTTCCAAACCCACGAACTACAGGGCTCGACGGTCACTGTCGTTGGCCTCGGCGCACTCGGGCAGGCAATCGTCGACCGTCTCGATTCCTTCGGCGTCGAGACCATCGGCGTCCGCTACACACCGGAGAAAGGCGGACCCACCGACGAAGTCGTCGGCTTCGACGACGAGCAAGGCCTCCACGACGCCTTCGCACGCTCCGACTACGTCGTCATCGCGTGCCCGCTGACAGACACCACGCGCGGACTCGTCGACGAAGACGCGTTCAGGTCGATGGCTCCCGACACTGTCCTCGTCAACGTCGGCCGCGGTCCGGTCGTCGACACTGACGCACTCGTCTCCGAACTCCGGAGCAACGGCATTCGCGGCGCGGCACTCGACGTGACCGACCCCGAACCGCTCCCGTCGGACCACGAACTCTGGGACTTCGACAACGTCCTCATCACGCCCCACAACGCGGGCCACACGCCGAACTACTGGGAGCGCCTGGCCGACATCATCGCCGAGAACGTCGCCAAGTTAGACGAGGGCGACGACGACCTGCGAAATCGCGTCGTCTAA
- a CDS encoding MFS transporter, whose product MTTPSLRSRVLVAFAAITRFGSGVLMGTGLAYFIGASGGSTFAVGMVQTAYWFGLMLFAPLWGAIADVTGRQRGVLVATGVGATLAAGALVVFDPGPWGAIGLRGIYAAFAAGFPPVMLTIASSLGGTEKRGRELGFYNSARAAGFTGGQLAAGFVVGIFLPADLYIFIVVTSLASTLAVARLGGTTERKSVNPNSILTELRGRLIPAREDRAHLRTNGLRWLYVALALRNVTVLGVMALMPVYLPQRLGVTELQMGALLALNHGLQVGFNYLFGHVADTAGRKVLITTGMAGSAAFTLVAAASSLPGSLVGRLAISAFGFVLLAASFSAMTTGSLAFIGDVAPKSRASELMGLQSTAKGVGGVLGPTLVGALAALVGVATAFAIASVLAGVAAVLVTMLLVESFDGSGTVRTVTSDD is encoded by the coding sequence GTGACCACTCCCTCCCTTCGGAGCCGAGTCCTCGTCGCCTTCGCGGCGATTACCCGATTCGGCAGCGGTGTCCTGATGGGGACGGGGTTAGCCTACTTCATCGGCGCATCCGGCGGGTCGACGTTCGCCGTCGGAATGGTCCAGACGGCCTACTGGTTCGGTTTGATGCTCTTCGCCCCACTCTGGGGTGCCATCGCAGACGTCACTGGCCGACAGCGAGGCGTCCTCGTCGCAACCGGCGTAGGTGCTACACTCGCTGCGGGCGCACTCGTCGTCTTCGACCCCGGACCGTGGGGCGCAATCGGCCTGCGGGGAATCTACGCCGCATTCGCCGCTGGATTCCCGCCGGTGATGCTCACGATTGCAAGTTCGCTCGGCGGGACCGAGAAACGCGGCCGCGAACTCGGCTTTTACAACAGTGCTCGTGCTGCTGGCTTCACCGGCGGGCAACTGGCCGCAGGATTCGTCGTTGGAATCTTCCTTCCGGCAGACCTCTACATATTCATCGTCGTCACGTCGCTCGCGTCGACGCTGGCAGTGGCCCGACTCGGCGGGACCACCGAACGCAAAAGTGTGAATCCGAACAGCATCCTCACGGAACTCCGTGGCCGCCTCATCCCCGCCCGCGAGGACCGTGCACATCTGCGGACGAACGGTCTCCGCTGGCTCTACGTCGCGCTCGCGTTGCGGAATGTGACGGTTCTCGGTGTCATGGCCTTGATGCCGGTCTACCTCCCGCAACGTCTCGGCGTCACCGAGTTACAGATGGGCGCGTTGCTCGCACTCAACCACGGTTTGCAGGTCGGGTTCAACTATCTGTTCGGTCACGTCGCGGACACGGCCGGCAGGAAAGTACTCATCACGACCGGAATGGCGGGGAGTGCTGCGTTCACGCTGGTCGCTGCAGCGTCGAGTCTTCCGGGGTCACTCGTGGGGCGACTCGCCATCAGTGCGTTCGGGTTCGTCCTCCTCGCCGCCTCGTTCTCGGCGATGACGACTGGGTCGCTCGCGTTCATCGGTGACGTCGCCCCCAAGTCGAGAGCGTCGGAACTCATGGGTCTTCAGTCGACGGCGAAGGGCGTCGGCGGCGTCCTCGGGCCCACGCTCGTCGGTGCACTCGCAGCACTGGTCGGCGTTGCGACAGCGTTCGCTATCGCGAGTGTCCTCGCCGGTGTCGCTGCGGTTCTCGTCACGATGTTGCTCGTCGAGAGTTTCGACGGGAGTGGGACGGTCCGCACTGTTACTAGCGACGACTAG